A window from Herbaspirillum sp. meg3 encodes these proteins:
- a CDS encoding response regulator transcription factor: MANSAHSAAPMIYIVDDDEALRSALGSLLRSVGMQVQAFASAAAFLQRAAIDTPSCLLLDVRLQGISGLDFQAELLKSGSTMPVILMTGHGDIPMSVRAMKAGAVDFLTKPFREQDLLDAVGVALEKDRKSRESRQANSGLAARYASLTPRESEVMKLAASGLLNKQIAGQLGTSEITVKIHRGNAMKKMQAKSFADLVRMVQALEPPSS, from the coding sequence ATGGCTAATTCTGCTCACTCAGCTGCGCCCATGATCTATATCGTTGACGATGACGAAGCCTTGCGCAGTGCGCTCGGCAGCCTCTTGCGTTCGGTCGGCATGCAGGTGCAGGCATTTGCTTCGGCGGCGGCTTTTTTGCAGCGGGCGGCAATAGATACGCCCAGTTGCCTGTTGCTGGACGTGCGGTTGCAGGGTATCAGCGGCCTGGATTTTCAGGCGGAACTGCTCAAGTCGGGCAGCACCATGCCGGTGATTCTCATGACCGGCCACGGTGATATTCCGATGAGCGTGCGGGCGATGAAGGCCGGAGCGGTTGATTTTCTGACCAAACCGTTTCGCGAACAGGATCTGCTTGATGCGGTCGGCGTGGCGCTGGAAAAGGACCGCAAGTCGCGCGAGTCGCGTCAGGCTAACTCGGGTCTGGCCGCGCGCTACGCCAGCCTGACCCCGCGCGAGTCCGAGGTCATGAAGCTGGCGGCCAGCGGTTTGCTCAACAAGCAGATTGCCGGCCAGCTTGGCACCAGTGAGATTACGGTCAAGATTCATCGTGGCAATGCCATGAAGAAAATGCAGGCCAAGTCCTTTGCCGATCTGGTGCGCATGGTGCAGGCCCTGGAGCCGCCGTCTTCCTGA
- a CDS encoding response regulator transcription factor has product MTKISKIAVVDDDGSVRDALTGLVRSLGMKAIGYSSADDFVAKAGYKHADCIVTDVQMPGMTGVELLEFLRKEHHDIPVIVVTAYPSPATRARALAAGAAHFLSKPFNGNEMVRCIEQAIAAP; this is encoded by the coding sequence GTGACAAAAATCAGCAAGATTGCAGTGGTCGATGACGATGGTTCGGTGCGGGATGCGTTGACCGGTTTGGTGCGCTCCCTCGGCATGAAGGCGATCGGCTATTCCTCTGCGGACGATTTTGTCGCGAAGGCGGGCTATAAGCATGCCGACTGCATCGTTACGGATGTGCAGATGCCGGGCATGACCGGCGTCGAACTGCTGGAATTTCTCAGAAAAGAGCACCACGATATTCCTGTCATTGTCGTGACCGCGTATCCGTCGCCCGCCACTCGCGCACGCGCCCTGGCTGCCGGTGCGGCGCATTTTCTGAGCAAGCCTTTCAACGGCAATGAAATGGTACGTTGCATCGAGCAGGCGATCGCGGCGCCATAA